A genomic segment from Pectinophora gossypiella chromosome 3, ilPecGoss1.1, whole genome shotgun sequence encodes:
- the LOC126382078 gene encoding small G protein signaling modulator 3 homolog yields MDLAKSLFSSRDHVGYVGREDHERKISAALADDDPEDIIDAIRGLNIADELLPAPGGPFSALTPSMVPQDIMAKLAQPESEGHGGGLPDYRFDEFGFCVDEEDGPEQSSNKLLANAFVEDDQHRLQWEFYSKEISFTETEGKLEKTDKLQKMVKDGVPHSLRPQVWMNLCGANKKRATTEFTYHEIVRASSDDGLVTSKQIEKDLVQILPNNVCFSHPTSTGVPRLRRILRALAWLYPDIGYCQGTGMIAASLLLLMEEEDAFWIMCTTVEDLLPASYYSSTLIGIQADQKVLRSLISTYLPGIDQVLNAHDIELSLITMHWFLTLYANVVHMKILLRIWDLFFLDGSIVLFKVTLAMLKIKENRFTEISNSAQIFNTLSDIPGEIDDVDQLIKTIDDVCGDTLSPTLIETHRRRHLAYLMADHGALVGNPGAVPNLPKQQLQRRQIKRSKSVLQTILFGEDGSNDDTISKNVKQTEILVDLREAILQVARHFLALEAQLASEVQLTADYTMQSHAADRDRYVNVSRSKRRRAKALLDFERRDGGELGFRKNDVIEVISSRDEHCWIGELNGLRGWFPARFVKLLDEKGVKYSRAGDDSVTEKIAHLVRGVLAPAFKRVLLHGIKRPSFLDGPCHPWLFIEEASSREVEKDFNSVYSRLVLCKTYRLDEDGKVLTPEELLYRCVQAINLSHDNAHAQMDVKLRTLICMGLNEEALHLWLEVLCSCVDVVQKWYHPWSFINSPGWVQIKCELRILSQFGFNLNPDWELPLKKDTQNQPLKEGVRDMLVKHHLFSWDL; encoded by the coding sequence atggaCTTGGcaaagtctttatttagttcaCGCGATCATGTCGGCTACGTGGGACGTGAAGATCATGAACGTAAAATCAGTGCAGCATTAGCTGATGACGATCCAGAAGACATTATCGACGCGATTCGAGGATTAAATATTGCTGATGAACTTCTACCTGCTCCTGGGGGCCCATTTTCAGCGCTCACTCCCAGCATGGTGCCACAGGACATTATGGCAAAGTTGGCTCAGCCAGAATCTGAAGGCCACGGCGGAGGGCTCCCTGACTATAGGTTTGACGAATTTGGTTTTTGTGTAGATGAAGAAGATGGACCAGAACAAAGCTCCAACAAACTTTTGGCAAACGCTTTTGTTGAAGATGACCAACACCGATTGCAATGGGAATTTTACAGCAAAGAAATAAGTTTTACTGAGACTGAAGGAAAACTTGAAAAGACAGATAAACTGCAAAAGATGGTGAAAGATGGTGTTCCACATTCACTGCGTCCACAAGTATGGATGAATCTTTGTGGTGCCAACAAGAAAAGGGCAACAACAGAGTTTACATATCATGAAATTGTCAGGGCTTCAAGTGATGACGGTTTAGTGACAAGTAAACAAATTGAAAAAGATTTAGTCCAAATATTACctaataatgtttgtttttcaCATCCAACAAGTACTGGTGTTCCAAGATTACGACGCATTTTGAGAGCCCTTGCATGGTTGTATCCTGACATAGGCTATTGTCAGGGAACTGGTATGATTGCAGCTTCCCTTTTGCTGTTGATGGAAGAAGAAGATGCATTTTGGATAATGTGCACTACTGTTGAAGATCTTCTGCCTGCTTCTTACTACTCATCAACACTTATTGGTATACAAGCGGACCAAAAAGTTTTGAGAAGTCTAATTTCTACTTACTTACCAGGTATTGACCAAGTTCTAAATGCCCACGACATAGAACTCTCGCTGATAACAATGCATTGGTTCCTTACATTATATGCAAATGTTGTCCACATGAAAATATTACTAAGGATTTGGGATCTCTTCTTTTTGGATGGATCCAtagtactttttaaagtaacatTAGCTATgctaaaaattaaagaaaaccgGTTTACTGAAATATCAAACTCTGCACAAATTTTCAACACCTTGTCAGATATTCCTGGCGAAATTGATGATGTAGACCAGTTAATTAAGACAATTGATGATGTTTGTGGTGATACTTTGAGTCCTACATTGATTGAAACCCACAGAAGACGACATCTAGCGTACTTAATGGCTGACCATGGAGCACTGGTTGGAAACCCTGGCGCAGTACCTAACCTTCCAAAGCAACAGTTACAAAGGCGGCAAATAAAAAGGAGCAAATCAGTTTTACAAACAATACTATTTGGAGAAGATGGCAGCAATGATGACACTATATCAAAAAATGTGAAACAAACTGAAATACTTGTTGACCTGAGAGAGGCAATATTACAAGTCGCTCGACATTTTCTCGCCCTTGAAGCACAGTTAGCATCTGAAGTGCAACTAACTGCTGATTACACTATGCAGAGTCATGCCGCAGACCGAGACAGATATGTTAATGTGTCACGAAGTAAGCGGCGGCGAGCCAAAGCACTGTTAGACTTTGAACGAAGAGATGGTGGTGAACTGGGTTTCAGGAAAAATGATGTAATTGAAGTAATCAGTTCCAGGGATGAGCATTGTTGGATAGGAGAATTAAATGGCCTAAGAGGCTGGTTTCCAGCAAGGTTTGTAAAATTGTTAGATGAAAAAGGGGTGAAGTATAGTAGAGCAGGCGATGATTCAGTTACTGAAAAGATTGCACATTTAGTAAGAGGAGTACTAGCTCCTGCCTTTAAAAGGGTTTTATTACATGGAATCAAAAGGCCTAGCTTTTTAGATGGTCCTTGCCATCCATGGTTATTTATTGAAGAAGCATCATCTCGGGAAGTGGAAAAAGACTTTAATTCTGTGTATAGTCGCCTTGTGCTATGTAAAACATATCGTTTGGATGAAGATGGAAAAGTCTTAACACCAGAAGAATTGTTGTACAGATGTGTCCAAGCCATCAATCTATCACATGATAATGCTCATGCACAGATGGATGTGAAATTGCGCACTTTAATTTGCATGGGATTAAACGAAGAAGCTTTGCATTTATGGTTAGAAGTTCTGTGTTCTTGTGTAGATGTTGTTCAAAAATGGTATCATCCATGGTCTTTTATAAATTCTCCTGGTTGGGTTCAAATTAAATGCGAGCTCAGGATACTTTCACAATTTGGATTTAATTTGAATCCAGATTGGGAACTACCCTTAAAAAAAGATACGCAAAATCAGCCTCTGAAAGAAGGTGTTAGAGATATGCTAGTAAAACATCACTTGTTTTCATGGGATTTGTAA
- the LOC126382169 gene encoding 60S acidic ribosomal protein P1 translates to MASKAELACVYAALILVDDEVAVTGEKISTILKAAAVDVEPYWPGLFAKALEGVNVRELITNIGSGVGAAPAAAAPAAGAAAAAPAAEAKEEKKKEEEPEESDDDMGFGLFD, encoded by the exons atggcATCCAAGGCTGAATTAGCTTGTGTTTACGCTGCTCTCATCCTGGTAGATGATGAGGTCGCTGTTACT GGCGAGAAGATCTCTACCATCCTCAAGGCGGCCGCCGTCGACGTCGAGCCATACTGGCCCGGTCTGTTCGCTAAGGCCCTGGAAGGCGTGAACGTCCGCGAGCTGATCACCAACATCGGATCAGGCGTGGGTGCTGCGCCGGCTGCAGCCGCTCCGGCcgcgggcgccgccgccgccgctccgGCCGCCGAGGCTaaggaagagaagaagaaggaggAGGAACCTGAAGAGTCTGATGACGACATGGGCTTCG